The Oceanicaulis sp. nucleotide sequence GCCCTTGCGTGGTGACCCGCTCGTCGCCGAGATGGCCGGCCATCTTCTTGCCTTTGAACACCTTGCCGGGGTCCTGACACTGACCGGTCGAACCATGGGCGCGGTGGGAGATCGACACCCCGTGGCTGGCGCGCAGACCGCCGAAATTCCAGCGCTTCATCGCGCCGGCGAAACCCTTGCCGATCGAGGTCCCCGCGACGTCGACCTTCTGGCCGGGCACGAAGTGCTCGGCGCTGAGCTCGGCGCCCGGCTCGAGCATGTTGTCCGCGCTGACGCGGAACTCGACCAGCTTGCGCTTGGGCTCGACGGAGGCTTTCGCGAAATGACCGCGCATCGCCTTGGTAGTGCGCTTGGCCTTGGCTTTGCCCGCGCCGAGCTGAACGGCGGCGTAGCCGTCGCGCTCTTCGGTGCGCTGGGCGACGACCTGAAGGCCGTCCAGGTGCAGCACGGTGACGGGCACGTGATTGCCGTCTTCGGAGAAGACGCGGGTCATGCCCAGCTTCTTGGCCAGAAGGCCGGTGCGGAGGTTGGTGGCCATGACCTTACGCTCCCAGCTTGATCTCGACGTCCACGCCGGCGGACAGGTCGAGCTTCATCAGCGCGTCGACCGTCTGCGGGGTGGGGTCCACGATGTCGAGCACGCGCTTGTGCGTGCGGATCTCGAACTGCTCGCGGGATTTCTTGTCGATGTGCGGACCGCGCAGAACGGTGAACTTCTCGATGCGAGTCGGCAGCGGGATCGGGCCGCGGACGTTCGCGCCGGTGCGCTTTGCCGTCGACACGATCTCGCTCGCAGAGCTGTCCAGCACGCGGTGATCGAACGCCTTGAGGCGAATTCGGATGTTTTGTTGCGCCATCGGTCCGGTCCCAACATGCACAAGAGCCGCGTCGAGGACGTAAAGCCCGCCCCTCGCGACTCGCGTGTTTCAAAATGTGTTCGCTTCAACAGGCTGCGTTCGCCAAAGGCGCGGCCAGCCCTTCTGAGGTCGCGGGTGATACGCCTTCCCGCTTCGTGCGTCAACACCTTGTCACGCAAATGAAGCGGTCGGCG carries:
- the rplC gene encoding 50S ribosomal protein L3 — translated: MATNLRTGLLAKKLGMTRVFSEDGNHVPVTVLHLDGLQVVAQRTEERDGYAAVQLGAGKAKAKRTTKAMRGHFAKASVEPKRKLVEFRVSADNMLEPGAELSAEHFVPGQKVDVAGTSIGKGFAGAMKRWNFGGLRASHGVSISHRAHGSTGQCQDPGKVFKGKKMAGHLGDERVTTQGLEVVRVEAERGLVWIKGSVPGPKGGWVEIRDAVKGAKADDLPYPAKLREAAKPADQAPAADAPAEGGEAQNEGASE
- the rpsJ gene encoding 30S ribosomal protein S10, giving the protein MAQQNIRIRLKAFDHRVLDSSASEIVSTAKRTGANVRGPIPLPTRIEKFTVLRGPHIDKKSREQFEIRTHKRVLDIVDPTPQTVDALMKLDLSAGVDVEIKLGA